In Sesamum indicum cultivar Zhongzhi No. 13 linkage group LG8, S_indicum_v1.0, whole genome shotgun sequence, the sequence CAGACAACTAATTACCAACTAAAGAGCAAGGATGTTAGTAGGAGTTATGGTGTAAAACGTCGAGGAAAATCAGGCCAagtatatataacataattcGGGAGTGCCAGAAGTtggaacaaaataaaatatatatatattgacgaGGGCAGCAGACAAAACAGCATGCATAATTGTTGGCGTCGTCGGCAATTCAGAAAATCCAAGAGGTTTGTTGTCCGTGTTAGACCAAATGGAATTACTTTATATGTTATCCCATAAAACCTTTGACTCACttattctaattttcatttgtccCACCTCCCCACAAATATTGTCTTAATTAGTATACATTCGTCCTTCCATATTCACAAAATTGGCAGCTGGGCTTCCTCCTGAGCTGTTGTCTAGTCATCTTACCTTGTCGATTGTAAGCGGATAATGGGCAATTCTTAAACATGGAAAAAGGACATAGCTGCACAAATCAAAAGATTTGATGTCAATCATTCATGTCTTAAATAAGCAAAGAAAAGGTCATTCCTATAATGGAGAAAATCTATGgcacaatattaaatatcgaAATGGAATGTTGATGAGTTATAATATGTGTAGATAGATAGATTCTGCACTTTAGCAATTTAAATCCTCTTTTGTGCATCTTTCAATTCTTAATTTGTTCTATGTTGTATTGGTGTAGCCAAAGTGTCTCATGtgtttagtaaataaaatccATGAAACTTTTTATACATGTCAtggagaaattaaagaaatagcTCACAATGGCAAACAAGGCTTGTCCTAATTAAGGAGGATTATTCAGAGGAGGTCCgtagatttttttcttttttaccagGCAAATTACTGAGATGCCCACTACAACgaaataatattcatatagtagagaataaaattacaattttacttTGAGCGTCATAAATGCGACTATACTGTATAATTACCCCCATCCCATAGGAAAAGAACCAAGTGGAGTTTGTGTTGGTGTGAGAGAATTCTAGTTTGTTCTGCTCAGTTTTGCATCAGCATCCCATATTGGTTACGGACTAAAAATTTGATAGGTTTATAAATCACAAGATTTTCTCTTCCAAATAAAATGTCTTTTCaggacaaaattataaaactcaTACGAAGTCAGAAAGCTTAATCACataaatgtaagatgatatatgatattttccgatgaatgaaatatgatatgaaacaaaaaattcataacaaagaatttaattaaacagaCAATTCTAGTATCTATTAGCATTAACTAGAAATAGCAAAACCTTTGTACGTGTATTACCTAATAATGTAATGGGAGTCGAGTCGCCACAGCCCAAATCAGGGATCCCAAAATTTGACTGCTGAAATGCTGTCAAAGTCACCAATActttttttagttgtttgtCCTAAAAGAATCTGTCCTTTGTATGGGTTCTTAATCGGGCAAAATTTGTCCCATGTTTTCTTGGCTTTTCCAATGTGGTTATCCAGCTCCAGATTTTCAGTTATTCGTTTAAACAAAATCCATTGAACCCCTTTTTCCAAGATTTAAAGAGTGAGAGgacaaaagaagagaaatggTAGTGGGGATGGAGGCCtaatcatcatttttcttgctTAAAATACCCCTCACTTGGTGTCAACCTTGTACTACTCGTAATATGTTTACATGGAATTTTAATTGCTTCAGTGCCCCATCTCTTCCCATGTGTCAACTCACTATATTCTGGTCgactaatttattaatctgtcttttttaaaaaatatatatatttgttaattaaaattctttctctttttagtgatttttttttattaaagatttgcttgtttacttaatatataggCGTTGGTGGCTATGGCGACTATTTTACTAAAAGATGCTCATAACTCTGTTGCTTATATATGGTATGGACTAAAAATGGTAGATGACAGTTATCTTTTctaattattgtataaaataaatatctcattattatttgtcttttttgataattgtataaaataaatatctcattattatttgtcttttttgataattgtataaaataaatatctcatcaaataataaatattttttttattttaacactCGTTTAATAGCTAGTCCAttccgttaggttttcatccaatttttgtaatgaactaaccaaaatatccttttgaattataaattataatcttttttatagttttaagaattttttaaaagtaatatgcctcattgaatatttattttacccactaccaattttttgttatatttttgtttttatacaATTGCTTCagcatgaaaaaaaaaaaaagaacaaaaattatttgtattattaatcTAAAAGCATCCTTTCATttgacttttgaaaaataaaaattttataaaatatattttaattgtaacttgatttattttgtgcATAGCACGAGGAACAAgctagttattttttatttgaggagggcatttataattttttaaataatgaagagaattcgtaattatgtcaaatcttaaaataagCAGTTGTAATCTacccaataaaaaaagaaaagaaagcgaatgaaaattaaatggtgaaaagaaacaaaaagaaaaaaaatgaaatagagaTTGAGATGATTACTTGTAATGTAGCCATTGTTATATGGTAGGGATGAGAAACATAAGTGGATCAAAATTTGGTTGTGTAGGAGTATTGTTGAGGGGTTTAGGAGTTAGGAAAATGGACGATGTTAATGGGCTCTAACTGCTAAACTTGCTTGGAAACCCATTTGCAGTGGGAGATGATGTTGAATCTCAAGTGACATAAGTAATTACAAAGATATCATTCAACTATTTCCTGAGTTCATATGTTTCTCGCTCACCCAAACATGTACCCTCTAAATCTTAGGATTAACTCTGGCGATGTATGGCACAATTAAGCAGGGACACACGATTAAACATGCACTGTCGATAGATGCAGGTTCGTCCGCAAGCAATTTGCCACTCTTGCTTGGATCCACAGAGACTGTGAAGGTTCCATCTTGAAGAAATTAAGCTTTGGCAACCAAtcttatttacaaatattaaaactgcAGATTGAACAACGAAAAGGTGTATTCAGATCAAGCCCACCCATACTCCATTACTCACCCTCTCTCACAGTGGACACATCACTCAAATTGGAAtggttttattgtattttaattgaatgcttttaaatttgaaaaattgaacctctgtaatttgtttaatttcttcttctaagcaagtctaaaattattaaaaaaacgaaaaaaaaaaaaaaactctatgATAAAGAGAGTAGGAAGCCAATACGCGtagaattttacttttatcgTATATTTCTTGCCGTTCCAAGTATATGGAATGGAACCACTTTAGGACAAATTAAatagaagaggaaaaagattGTGTTTCTTGATAATGGAAAAATAAAGTCCTATTACTAGAGTTCCTGTTCCATTACAATGTTCTTTCCCTCTATTAGAGCCATCGTGTAATcagttcaaaatttcaaactcTTATCTGATTATTCTTTATCGTACCATTTTCTTGATCATATATACGTACACGCGTTAGAGAGCCCGTCAGTTGTCTCATTGTgggagaaattttttaaagaagaaTCCTCagaattttaatcaaaataaggCCAAGATATAGCAGAAAACTAGAATCATTACGATCCTTCACTAACCACGAACCTATAAACCTGCTAATATCTGGAAATGGACCCTTTCATGAAGTAgcaaaaaacattaatttccCCAAATTAGCAACTAATATTTATCTGACAActtttaatctttctttttggcAAATCTTTAATTATATCCACGTGATTTTACCACTAAGCTTTTGGAaattttgggcttaatttgtataattcaataaggaaaatataaagaaaaagaaaaacacaaaatgcCAGACACATAGAAATGCAAATTTACATCATGTTCCCGtcatgactaaaattgaaaatgcaatACATACAGCAGAGTTTCAAGATTAGAAGCCTTTAAAATGATGATGTGGATCAGGTCCTCCCGGGCTCACTCTGTCAGGCCAGCTATGCTGATCTTGATGATCCATCTTCTCCCTTCCGCTGAATTGAGCTTCCAGTGCTCGTTTCACAACTGTTATTTGTCTGACAGGACGAGCTCTGGTTACTGCAGACAAGAGCAAGAGCCAAATCATAAGGCAAATAGACAACTTCATGttactcattaattatatatacagcTAGGTTTACTTGGCTATGATCTAATGCAAGTGTTTTAAGCATATATAACAGGCTCTTTACTTATATAGATTCTTGATCTGATTACTGTACTTAGAGAGTCGGCTGAAATGATCGCGAACCAACTGATTCAAAAGTCGCTGCCTTTTtgtctttatattttaagggTTTTTGGGACGGTTTTAGAACATCATTCGCAATTGGAAAGGaacaaattactatatatCACCAGTCGGGTTTGAGCATGATGAGGTCATGTCCATTAATGTGGTCCATGCAGTTTAAATATACCTCGGACTAGTTAGATTCAAGCATTCAATCGATTACTTTATGTCAGCATGCAATTCACTCGTTCGTTTTGTCTGTCGATCCGATCCAAGAATATGATGGCTGATGAGTGATGACTTGCACTTGAGTTGAGACAGCAAGATTTGATCGACTTTAGCGTAGATGTCGAtcaacttctttttctttttggacaTTGATGTCGATCAACTTCATTTACATCAGATGTTTCATACTAACATCAGCATTAGAGTTTTGGATAAGTACGAGaccacttaatatttataccCATTTTATCTTCTTGCCGGCGGATGACTCACAACCAAATGCAGATAACTACCTTTTGCCTTTTTACCTTATTTGCAAGGACAGCATGAACAAGTGGACATAATAATGGCAGTTAAAATCTGAGGTTTTAGATTTTGATCTGTGGTCGAATACGACGTCCTTCCAATGGTAGTCAAGTTTGGTTGTGCAAATTCCAAATCTATTTTGGATTTCCTGCATTCCGATTCTCATATTCCTATGGTTGTTCTAAAGCAGAAAATGAAAGCTGAAATTGACCTTCTCGGATCTAAGATCTCTTCCTACTACTCAAATAAAAGGTGATGTACGTTCAGGTTAATCAACTTCAATAAAAACATGCCGATCTTTATATTGTcatataaatttcatgatCTTAGGGCAAtctgattttttaataactgGTTTTCCTGGCCCCAAATGAGATCCACTACCTTAAATCActgtaagaaaaagaaatattcacTATCAAATGCAAAATAGAATAGATTGGATGGTATCCCTTCTAAAGTTTCATCATGACAAGACTATCAAATAGATTTTAATTGGGGAGCGGATCATGGGATCAGTTGGGCCAATGGTTTCGGCCCGGATGCTAGGTTTTGGGCTAACCATTTCATGTTGGCTAATGGGTGGACTTACGCGTTTTTCGTTTTCAGTTTCTCAGATGATTATGAGTTAGTTCTGCAAACTTGATACTAAAAAGATCAAGAATCAGTAAATCAGGGAATCCGGGTCATGGAAATCTGATCCTCTTATCCTAACCCAGGACAAGCAAAATAGTTGCAACCAAACACATCAATGCCAAGCGGTGAAGCCCAAGAAACGATCTAACTTCACCACAAACTGCAAAACATGGAGGGCATTGTGGGAACTGCTTCAGCTGCGGCGAGCTTTGCGTCTGGACTATTCCCTTCTCACTCATCCAAGTCAGCgtctttctttcttccccCAGCATCAGGTACAGAGACACATTCCCAATTTTTGTATGTGGGGGCAAAACAAGATtcattttcttggaattttggCTTTTACTGATTTCTGAAATGGTGTTTAAAGTTCCGGGTCACTGTTATTTTCCTGATTTTAATTGAGAGTAACGGGAATTAGACAGTTGATTGCTTTTCCGTTTATCGCTGCAGGGCTGAGTTCAGGGAGGAAGTTCTATGGTGGAATTGGAGTTGCCCTGAGAAAAGAGAGGTTTCAGTTTCGTGTATCAATTTCTAAAGTTGCCACTGAGAGTAGTCCCGCGCAATCACAGGTACGAATTTCCTCTGTAGTATTTTGGTGCTGTTGTAAATTACTAAACAATTTGAATACTTTATTCAACTGGTATGCTCTGACTTCAGTCGGAGCAGTAGgctatatttaaattcaaccTTAAACGAATTTCTCGAAGCCAACATATGTTTGCCTCCTTGTCATTGACATCAGTGTCATGAGCAGAGCCTTTCACTGAGAAGTGAGAAGTTCATATTGTAATGGTCCGGTACTTGTAAATAATCTGGGTATTACTAAAATGCTGTTCCAAGTTATACCTCTTCGTAGTCCCTTTCAGTTCTGTGCAGGTGAATATGACACTTGGGTTGAAGATCTCAAGTTTTATAAGTGTAATGTGCTTATCATATGTTAGTTTCAAGTGCAGAAACTCGCTGCTTCTAAGGAGAGCCAGAGGCCGGTTTATCCGTTTGCTGCTATAGTTGGACAAGATGAGATGAAACTATGTCTTCTGTTGAATGTGATTGACCCGAAGATTGGAGGTGTGATGATAATGGGTGACAGGGGAACAGGGAAGTCCACAACAGTTAGGTCTATGGTGGATTTACTACCTGAAATTAAAGTAGTTTCCGGTGATGCATTTAATTCAGATCCAGAGGATCCGGAAGTGCAGGGCCCTGAAGTACGTGAGAAACTCATGAGAGGAGAAGAACTCTCGGTCGTATTCACCAAAATAAACATGGTTGATTTGCCTCTTGGTGCCACAGAAGATAGAGTTTGTGGTACAATTGACATTGAAAAGGCCCTTACTGAAGGTGTGAAGGCATTTGAACCTGGCCTCCTGGCAAAAGCTAACAGAGGAATTCTTTATGTTGATGAGGTTAATCTTCTTGATGACCATTTGGTCGACGTTCTTTTGGACTCTGCTGCCTCTGGCTGGAACACCGTGGAAAGGGAGGGCATCTCAATTTCCCACCCAGCCAGGTTCATACTCATCGGTTCTGGTAATCCAGAAGAGGGAGAACTTAGGCCCCAACTTCTTGATCGATTTGGAATGCATGCACAAGTTGGAACGGTGAAAGATGCTGAGCTCCGAGTGAAAATTGTTGAGGAAAGAGCACGGTTCGACAGAAATCCCAAAGAATTCCGGGAATCATACAAGGCAGCCCAAGAGAAACTCCAGCGGCAAATTGCCTCTGCCAGGAGTTCTCTATCTGCTGTTACCATCGACCAAGATCTTAAAGTGAAAATCTCAGAGGTTTGTGCTGAGCTGAATGTTGATGGATTGAGAGGTGATATAGTAACCAACAGGGCAGCAAGAGCCTTGGCTGCTCTGAAAGGAAAAGATGAAGTAGCTGCAGAGGATATCGCCACTGTCATTCCTAACTGCTTGAGACATCGTCTCAGGAAGGATCCTTTAGAGTCAATAGACTCGGGCTTGCTTGTGCTTGAGAAATTCTACGAGGTTTTTACCTAGGTTTTTACCTAGGTTttacatttctttctcattcattTTGTTCTGGGATCGTAGTAGAAATGATTGTAGAACTTTTTGGTACAAATCTCAGTTCTGATTTGATCATCAATTCTAGTTCTAGAGCTGCAATACAGAGAAAGAGTAAAGCTATTACTGTAGTAGGCTTAAGGCTGATATGATCCATTGTAATAAGGAATTCTTTCTTTCTAGTCTTCTCTTTGAAATTGTAGGAAATTCATCttgttttctctatttttgctATAATATGGTGTTTCGTATTATGTCGCATTTGCCAATCCGTACTTCACTGTAAACCATAGAAAACACATTTATTCGAAATACCCAGTTTTCATAGTTCTTTGAGTTTATAGGGTCATAGACTCATAGATTCACGAGTCTCGTCTGACAAGTCTTGGAGGTGGACCTCAAAactctaaataattaaacatgcTATTCTctaccaataaaaataattatgtcaatACTGAAACACATACATGGTATTATtgataacttaatttttttaaaagtctAGAAACAGCATCCATTATCATTTCTGTTCCCTTTTGCAAGCATCGGTCCCGTAGCTCAGTTGGTTAGAGCGTTGGTCTTATGAGCCGAAGGTCGCGGGTTCGAGCCCCGCCGGGACCATCATTTTGGGTTGTAATACtcatttataactttttaagtTTCTGAAAATTCCTATCAGCAGCATTCGCCCCAATCCCATTCAAATATGTTGTTACCTTCTCTCTGCAGTCACAACATTAATGATTTTGCAGGCAGCTTTCATTTGTCGCCTCTTCTACAATCAATCCTTTCTGTTTTGCAGGCACCACATTGAGTCACCCTATTCTCTATACCGACACCTCCGCTTTCAGCCCAATGTGCTATGTTTGCCTTCAATTGCAACCCCTTTAAGTTTCTACCCTTGCATATTACCCTTCCACCTAAAACTTCAAGCTGCGCTCATAAATGCAAAACCTCTAAGCCACTAACATTTACTTCTTAGCTAATACGTTCATAACGCGTAAAAACAATAACGTTATTGTATGAGGTTCGTAATATGCATTTGTTTAAGGTATAGTCTGAGACTTTTGCTCCGATCAGGCTTTGGAATGTGCATCAACTTTTGAAGGATTGAATGAAAGTGAAGAGGTTGGTAAcatataatttcttgattcTAAAGTGTAAGTAAAGAGTTGCCTGTTGTTGATAAAGTATAAagttaaaatagaaaatacagTTGGCCTCATTGTTCTGACATAGGTATAAATGGAGCAAATAATTGCATCTGTTGATCCTCCAGTGAATAAGTTTGCTCGTTTCCATTCATCACATGGGAGCCAAAGCCACTACCATTTTCCAGTTTCCATGTTCCGAGGACCCCAAATATGGAGTTTATTAGAGTACTGATCAAcagaaaacaataaagaaaaccTGACAACTCACACACCATCAAGCCTTATTATAAACATGCTTCTTGACTCTCTCTCCCCATATGGCCTATAATTGCTAGTTGTTGCTGTTGCTGCTTTAATATCTGACTCCAGAATCAGACATCATGCAGCTTCGTAATTGTGGTAATGCGATTTGCTAATGCCAAGGTTGTTCCTCATTTCTCTTGGCTGCTTTTTCTCCAAAAGTATCACATGCACGAAAAGCTtcctttatatttaatcatttcCAGGGATGAAAAGATCAACAAGAATCAATTATCCCTTCGTGTCAAACTTCATCTTTTTGACTTGCTTTAAGCGCGCGGATTAGTTAACCAGGGCGTTCAAGCATTTTTGCGGTGTGTAATGGCGTTCAAGAAACTACAAACGTTCGGGATTATCCGTGCTAATTCGTTCTGCTGTTTACTTGCATTTTCACTGAAAAACGAAGCAGGACACCTGTCGGAGTGCAGTCGTTCTtggtttgttttccttcttgTTTGCTTTACCCCGAAAATGGGAAAACATTATCCGTAGTTTGAATATTGATGATGAAAGTACGGGGGAGCACACACTTTTTGCGGGCTTTTCTTAGTCGTATTACAACACTCATACAAACTCAATAAAGGTAAATTCATGTATAGATAACATTACAAGAAATTCAGACAAGCGCTCAAACTTAACATCCATTACGTTGTATGTCTAAGAATTCCAGCTCCTTGCATCCTTGTGCTTTGCCTGAGCTACTGTTAACGGTCGTTGAATCAACGCAAAATTCCTCCTGAAAATGTAAGAAGCAAATGAAAACTTGAATTTGGGGAGGAACTATCAAGTTCCTGCAATGTATTAATTACCTCAATGGTTTACACCAATAAAGCAACAAGGCAGAAAGAAATAATGTCATTGTCTGCTGGTGCTAGTCTTCGTAGTGCAGAAAAGAAGAAGGCTTGCTGAAAACTGGCCTGTCATCTTTTACGTCCTCTTTCCGTGTTGCAGCAGCTGTAATATTTGACAACTCATTGGAAAAACTAAATCCTGGACAGTGGGTGCTGCCTGGAAAAGAGTTAATGTTGCTGGACTGAAGGGGTTCCCTTTGAGAAAACATATGGCTGTGGCCTGAAATTGCCTGCGCCTGGAAATGGAGTGGCAGAGAGTTGAAAGAAGAGTACTCCGCTGCTCCTCCTACTCTTGTATTACccgaattttcatttaaaatccTTTGAAGTCGAACCATTTCCCAGTTTGTTTCCAATATTTGCGAAGTGGTAGTAGTAAGAGTAGAAGTAGAGCAAAATCCCTGTTGATAACTAGGGTAAAGTGTTGAATCCTCTGGGTCTTCGTTTCTGATTCTTGATGGGTTAAAACCATGATTAGGGTAGGCCTGCAATTCACTGGAAGACGACAGTACAGCCCCATCAGTAAAGAAACTAAAACCCGAAATCGAATTATCATCATTCAAATGCTCATTTTTCTGAATCATCCCGTCTTCAGATATCAAAAACCGGCCACTTTCCTGTTGCATTTGCTGGCTTCTGCCATTCTGAGGGCTATGATATTCAGTAGCATTTGCAGCAGTCGAGTGATAATTACTACCCAAGGCTGGCTGCTCATCTAGCGCATCAATCGCGGCTTTAGCTTCCTTGATTAGCCAATCAATGGCTTTACTCGGGCGGTCATAGCCGAGCCGATCCTGCACATCATAGAACTCAATCGCAGTTTTGGGCGACAGCCTAAGGCGCCTGTCCCTCGGCCCCCTCGCCGTGCATACTTTGCTGTGCCTGTCTTTTCTGCCGGCGGGCCGAACTATGCGGTCGCAAGGGACTTCAATCATCTccgcttttcttttcttcgcTTTCGATTTTGGCGATGCGAAATGCAAGACCTCTTGCATCAGTCTtccataattgatttttatgtgTCCTGACGCTGTTGAAACCGCACTGGGAGATGCAAAGTCTGCCCACCTCTCATTCTGAGCGTGGAGTGATTTTTCTCTGTAGTCCTGCGTCTGTCCAAAATGCTGGTGATAGTAACTGCGTACAGCTTCTGGACCAGGTTCTCTGATTGCTCCATTTCTACTTTTACAGTTCTCACCATCTTCTGGTTGATCTTCCTCATCGTCGGGCAGTCGGAGTTGATTGCCAGGAGAATACATGTTTAAAGCAagtcttctttttctcttcctcctcctaACCTTTTTCACTTGATACCTTTAGCTGTTGGATTGGCTTTCTTTGTAATGTTCTTTTGGGCCCTCAAAAAATTGCAGCTCAGAAGCCAATAAACTGCTTTACATAAAGATTATGCGACGTTAACATTTCActattgatgatattttattattctgcTCGTCCCATATTAGAACATGTAGATAAGAAAGTCATACATATGCATCATGTGTCCTGGCAGCCAAGTGTAAAAAGTGAAATAGATATGAATAGAAGATTTGTTGCAGTTTTGATTTGGATGTTGAGAGCCGTATTTCCATGTCACTTAATAGTACTAGAGAGTATAGACCATATTGATGCATGCATGTTAACACTGTTGCAAATCAGAATGCTGCCCCCTACCCCCTACCCCCTGCCTGCCTGTCTCATTATTGTACTATCTAATAAAGCAGAAAAATGGGCCGACTCGTTTCACTCCGCATGTTGGGATTCACATTCCACTTTCCGGCACATCTGCTTACTAATCTCATCACAAGTACGAATGTTTGATTTTACACAATTACTGTAACCTGTTTATTGATGCCTACACATGATTATGTGTAAACATAACCGCATTGTCTATTGATGTGGTTGAAGTTTTTTACTAAAGGATAATTTACCTCGACACAATTGCGCATCAGatgaattgcaattttcgcAAAAAGGGTGCTGATTTCAAGAGAGATGGGTCTCACTCAATGAATAgtcccttataaaaaattaatattttggtatttataggggtgttgaaaattatatggtgtggtgGGTTATATATGTTTAAGGTGTGTCTCATATATaccaaattacttttttatccTTACCATTCAATACTTTTTACTAATGAACATCatctataaattcaaattcataaattatttaatgtttaatattttaacggACTACGTTACACAAAGTGAATGGTAGACGTATAAAAGTTGGGTTCACACTTAATAACTGGGCAAGACCATGCACAAAAGGGAAAGGACATATGGATGGGAATGGAAGCGTGATGCAGTGAAGAGAGAAAAGCATGTGGGCGGAACCCACTTGGCATGATTAGCCCCTGAATTGGTATCGGACGTTTGCTTTTTGTGGTGACGTATTGGGCTTTGCGGATCAGTTTCCTTACAcgaaaactttttcaaaatgacTTCTTAAGATTTGTACGAAAAGTTACTCGCTTATCCATATCTAGGCCCAAACATTATGATTCCTTTTCTTCTatgcaaaatcaaaatttcagttttttatttttattttgttattagtaCAATGTGGTGGAgttttgaaaggaaaaatttggagattaattttcttttattttttttaaatctcaCCCAATCCAACTTTGGTTTTGATGTTCATAAAAATGGCCTGTTCAAAAAGTCTCAAAACatccaaaataaagaaaaaaaaaacataagagCCTAAAGAAATGTAAAACTTAATGTAAGGGGCCGAATTTGGGTAAGAGTCCATGCTGCCTTGAGGAAGCTCAGTTCAGATAAAGTTCCTATGGAGTTCGATAGGAGGCGCTTTTgagaaataatttgatcaaaagaAGTCCAATCAAGAGCGCCAAATTGAAGCCTCACAAGAAAATTTAGGGATTTGGAATCCCCAGCCAAAGTCAAAAACACTTGGTCCACAGGTGACCTAAATGGCATCTACATAGGTTTTCTGAGACActccaaaaaatcatataacgaTTAGCCGTCTCTTCTAGGACACGTGGCGCTCCCAACTGAAAATAACAGATATTCTTAAAACCTTGGATTCCAACTAGGGGAAACCATCTCCTGATCCACCTCAACGAAAATCCAGGAAGGCATCCTTATCTCCAAAAGATATTCTCATTTACAGCAATTTCATCATTACTCAAGAATTGTGAATCCTCCAAAATAACCCTCCACCAAATCCCAGGAAAATCCTCAACTGTTGGTAGATAATCTTTCACCAAAATTGTGGAGGATTCAACCTTATCTAACTACTTCAAGATCATACCCCATCAAATTGTGAGAATTCACTATTGAATCCATAGAGGATTCGATCTTCTCCAACTAGTGATCTTACCTATAAATAGAGAACTCCCCCGTGGAAGAAGATAACTTGAACTTGACACTATAAATTTTCACCTTCATActactttaatttaaatgaacacgttaaaaatttgtatttagagttttatttttcaatatcaatCCTCTATTGTCCATTACTCTCAATTTTCACCTCATTTTGACTCCTTCACTATTTTATAGTCTAaagtatcatttttttttttttgcatcttgtttaaacaaatcaattacagattaatcattttttctaaattataaattaaatataatctattcattatgtaattaattttaatttgactaGATATAACTAAGTGTTAAAATTTCTGCCTTGTATTAGAGCTCAATTAATAAGGAACGGAGTTAAGTCGGAAAATGTGGACccttttcaaatttcatcgtGTAGTCGAGTCGAAAACACATAGGCATTAACCAGAAATGAATTCCTACAGTTTTGGAAGATCAGAAACCCTCATCAAATTAGCCCAACGGCTCCGCCTTGCTGATCAGCATAACAATGCTGATGTCTTGGATGACAGCAATAAAGTTGAAGATTCTAAAATTCAAGATTCTGACGCCTCACTGATTCCTCAAGTAGGACTCAAGCCCAGCAGAGCT encodes:
- the LOC105167870 gene encoding magnesium-chelatase subunit ChlI, chloroplastic isoform X1, whose amino-acid sequence is MEGIVGTASAAASFASGLFPSHSSKSASFFLPPASGLSSGRKFYGGIGVALRKERFQFRVSISKVATESSPAQSQFQVQKLAASKESQRPVYPFAAIVGQDEMKLCLLLNVIDPKIGGVMIMGDRGTGKSTTVRSMVDLLPEIKVVSGDAFNSDPEDPEVQGPEVREKLMRGEELSVVFTKINMVDLPLGATEDRVCGTIDIEKALTEGVKAFEPGLLAKANRGILYVDEVNLLDDHLVDVLLDSAASGWNTVEREGISISHPARFILIGSGNPEEGELRPQLLDRFGMHAQVGTVKDAELRVKIVEERARFDRNPKEFRESYKAAQEKLQRQIASARSSLSAVTIDQDLKVKISEVCAELNVDGLRGDIVTNRAARALAALKGKDEVAAEDIATVIPNCLRHRLRKDPLESIDSGLLVLEKFYEVFT
- the LOC105168576 gene encoding transcription factor TCP4-like, which gives rise to MYSPGNQLRLPDDEEDQPEDGENCKSRNGAIREPGPEAVRSYYHQHFGQTQDYREKSLHAQNERWADFASPSAVSTASGHIKINYGRLMQEVLHFASPKSKAKKRKAEMIEVPCDRIVRPAGRKDRHSKVCTARGPRDRRLRLSPKTAIEFYDVQDRLGYDRPSKAIDWLIKEAKAAIDALDEQPALGSNYHSTAANATEYHSPQNGRSQQMQQESGRFLISEDGMIQKNEHLNDDNSISGFSFFTDGAVLSSSSELQAYPNHGFNPSRIRNEDPEDSTLYPSYQQGFCSTSTLTTTTSQILETNWEMVRLQRILNENSGNTRVGGAAEYSSFNSLPLHFQAQAISGHSHMFSQREPLQSSNINSFPGSTHCPGFSFSNELSNITAAATRKEDVKDDRPVFSKPSSFLHYED
- the LOC105167870 gene encoding magnesium-chelatase subunit ChlI, chloroplastic isoform X2; the encoded protein is MEGIVGTASAAASFASGLFPSHSSKSASFFLPPASGLSSGRKFYGGIGVALRKERFQFRVSISKVATESSPAQSQKLAASKESQRPVYPFAAIVGQDEMKLCLLLNVIDPKIGGVMIMGDRGTGKSTTVRSMVDLLPEIKVVSGDAFNSDPEDPEVQGPEVREKLMRGEELSVVFTKINMVDLPLGATEDRVCGTIDIEKALTEGVKAFEPGLLAKANRGILYVDEVNLLDDHLVDVLLDSAASGWNTVEREGISISHPARFILIGSGNPEEGELRPQLLDRFGMHAQVGTVKDAELRVKIVEERARFDRNPKEFRESYKAAQEKLQRQIASARSSLSAVTIDQDLKVKISEVCAELNVDGLRGDIVTNRAARALAALKGKDEVAAEDIATVIPNCLRHRLRKDPLESIDSGLLVLEKFYEVFT